From a region of the Acinetobacter larvae genome:
- a CDS encoding FAD assembly factor SdhE: MSDDLSLEERKVIYRARRGLKEIDVYFDPYVRQYYLKADAVEKALFAELVEQEDPDLLDWFMEVSQPPKPALKDLINKLKHYVHASDRVQ; this comes from the coding sequence ATGTCAGACGATTTAAGTTTAGAAGAACGTAAAGTTATTTATCGTGCTCGTCGCGGTCTTAAAGAAATTGATGTGTATTTTGATCCTTATGTTCGTCAATATTACTTAAAAGCAGATGCGGTCGAAAAAGCCCTGTTTGCTGAATTGGTTGAACAAGAAGACCCAGATTTATTGGATTGGTTTATGGAGGTGAGTCAACCGCCAAAACCTGCGCTCAAAGACTTGATCAATAAGCTTAAGCATTATGTCCACGCATCAGATCGTGTCCAATAA
- the rpsM gene encoding 30S ribosomal protein S13, with product MARIAGVNIPDNKHAVISLTYIFGVGRHTAQTILAAAGIAPTTKIRELDDAQLDAIRAEVAKVPTEGDLRREISMNIKRLMDLGCYRGLRHRRSLPVRGQRTKTNARTRKGPRKPIKK from the coding sequence ATGGCTCGTATTGCCGGTGTAAACATTCCGGATAACAAGCACGCTGTTATCTCTCTCACGTACATCTTTGGTGTAGGTCGTCATACTGCTCAGACTATTTTGGCTGCTGCGGGTATTGCACCGACTACTAAAATCCGTGAATTGGATGATGCTCAGCTTGATGCGATTCGTGCAGAAGTTGCTAAGGTTCCTACCGAAGGTGATTTACGTCGCGAAATTTCCATGAACATCAAACGTTTAATGGATCTAGGCTGCTACCGCGGTCTTCGTCATCGTCGCAGCTTGCCTGTCCGTGGTCAACGCACCAAAACTAACGCACGTACCCGTAAAGGTCCGCGCAAACCTATTAAAAAGTAA
- a CDS encoding FecR family protein translates to MSELHQNPEDQDQLLNEAADWLLRLSHDDLDIEQLQQLQQWKMQSPQHQQAFDKMAQFIQGLDVLKQQQIKSQHPLIRKHIVKKKSLSKTAAKSLLLFIVAAGLIYQLPIQRWRADQLNAAKQWQQQILSDHSQILLAGKTAYNIDYSNQKRKIQLLEGDIWVDVAKDHQRPFIVSVGDVQIEALGTQFVIRRDAQQLEVNMLESKTKIYSASQQFKSFQLNTGQRARIHDGQVSVQNIDQKQVAQAWQQKKLVVNDMPLDQVLTMLEKYQNSKYLYNRQRLSQYKVTAVLPLDQTDTALALLQEQLSLQIYPVGSLLTWIKAKNNN, encoded by the coding sequence TTGTCTGAACTGCATCAGAATCCAGAAGATCAAGATCAACTGCTGAATGAGGCTGCCGATTGGTTACTGCGATTAAGTCATGACGATCTAGATATTGAGCAGCTACAACAATTGCAACAATGGAAAATGCAAAGCCCTCAGCATCAGCAAGCTTTTGATAAAATGGCACAGTTTATTCAAGGTTTAGATGTCTTAAAACAGCAACAAATTAAAAGTCAGCACCCACTAATTCGCAAGCATATCGTAAAGAAAAAATCGTTGAGCAAAACTGCTGCTAAATCACTCTTATTATTTATTGTTGCTGCGGGTTTGATTTATCAGTTGCCGATACAACGTTGGCGGGCCGATCAGTTGAATGCTGCTAAGCAATGGCAACAGCAAATATTGAGCGATCATAGTCAGATTTTATTGGCTGGGAAGACTGCTTATAATATTGATTATTCAAATCAAAAGAGAAAAATTCAACTTTTAGAAGGTGATATTTGGGTTGATGTTGCCAAAGATCATCAGCGACCGTTTATTGTGTCGGTTGGGGATGTGCAGATTGAAGCGCTAGGCACACAATTTGTAATCCGTCGCGATGCCCAACAGCTTGAAGTCAACATGCTGGAATCTAAGACTAAAATTTATTCTGCCAGTCAACAATTTAAAAGCTTCCAACTCAATACTGGGCAGCGCGCGCGTATCCATGATGGACAGGTCAGTGTGCAAAATATTGATCAAAAGCAGGTTGCACAAGCATGGCAACAAAAAAAATTGGTGGTGAACGATATGCCATTAGATCAAGTTTTAACCATGTTGGAGAAATACCAAAATAGTAAGTATCTCTATAATCGTCAGCGCTTAAGTCAGTACAAAGTCACGGCCGTACTGCCACTTGATCAAACCGATACGGCTTTGGCGTTATTACAAGAACAGCTTTCTTTGCAGATTTATCCTGTTGGTTCGTTGCTGACATGGATTAAAGCAAAAAATAACAATTAA
- the rrtA gene encoding rhombosortase, producing MVNHILMKRLLFVACCMVISALLQLLQAESVYWRWAFWSEPWRWWSAHWVHVNWIHYFLNIFAFICLPFIFPRLRLSVLAALLLVLPPLVSISFYYYFPEVEVYAGLSGVLHGLYIAAALDALTIASERRFALLLLAVVGLKLFWENIFAAHDQIATMIGSPVLIEAHLLGAWWGVICTALWLGYRQYQRHHALE from the coding sequence ATGGTCAATCATATCTTGATGAAAAGATTGCTTTTCGTAGCATGTTGTATGGTTATTTCTGCGCTCTTACAACTGTTGCAAGCGGAAAGCGTGTACTGGCGTTGGGCTTTTTGGAGTGAGCCGTGGCGTTGGTGGTCTGCACATTGGGTGCATGTGAATTGGATACATTATTTTCTCAATATCTTTGCTTTTATCTGTTTGCCCTTTATCTTTCCACGCTTGAGACTAAGTGTTTTAGCGGCTTTACTGCTGGTGTTGCCGCCCTTGGTGAGTATTAGTTTTTACTATTATTTTCCTGAGGTTGAAGTCTATGCTGGACTATCTGGGGTTTTGCATGGTTTGTATATTGCAGCTGCATTAGATGCCTTAACCATTGCATCGGAACGTCGCTTTGCCTTGTTATTGCTGGCTGTGGTCGGGCTTAAATTGTTTTGGGAAAATATTTTTGCTGCACATGATCAGATTGCCACCATGATAGGTAGTCCGGTATTAATTGAAGCGCATCTGCTTGGTGCGTGGTGGGGTGTTATTTGCACGGCACTTTGGTTGGGTTATCGTCAATATCAACGGCATCATGCTCTTGAATAG
- a CDS encoding YheV family putative zinc ribbon protein produces the protein MKRRFIAGAKCPKCQAMDRVVMLSDSLHDAEWIECIECGYSENRPTHVEPSTPEPADDIGVIQFKPRPAKH, from the coding sequence ATTAAACGTCGTTTTATTGCAGGTGCGAAATGCCCCAAATGCCAAGCAATGGACCGTGTCGTCATGCTCAGTGACAGTTTACATGATGCGGAATGGATCGAGTGCATTGAATGTGGCTATTCTGAAAACCGTCCCACCCACGTAGAACCGAGCACACCAGAACCTGCCGATGATATTGGGGTTATTCAGTTTAAACCTCGTCCAGCCAAACACTAA
- a CDS encoding sigma-70 family RNA polymerase sigma factor produces the protein MAHYVAELYKNHKGWLYGWLYQKLGSVDTAEDVLHDTFLRIIRSQELFQIQQPKAFLTTTAKRILIDRARRAKIEQAYLDYLTQAALSYEISPEQVVMAIDSLDRLAYALEDLSYRMKMAFLWHYIDDLSLKEIAARLGVSSKTIHHDLVYALTHCYKVLH, from the coding sequence ATGGCTCATTATGTCGCGGAACTTTATAAAAACCATAAGGGGTGGTTATATGGTTGGCTATATCAAAAATTAGGTTCGGTAGACACGGCTGAAGATGTTTTACACGATACATTTTTAAGAATTATTCGTAGTCAGGAACTGTTTCAGATTCAACAACCCAAAGCTTTTCTGACCACAACCGCAAAACGTATTTTGATTGATCGTGCGCGGCGCGCTAAAATTGAACAGGCTTATTTAGATTATTTAACGCAAGCAGCGCTGAGTTATGAGATTAGTCCTGAGCAAGTTGTGATGGCAATAGACAGTTTAGATCGGCTTGCTTATGCCTTAGAAGATTTGTCCTATCGTATGAAAATGGCTTTTTTATGGCATTATATCGATGACTTAAGTTTAAAAGAAATCGCAGCACGTTTAGGGGTCAGTAGTAAAACCATTCACCATGATTTGGTTTATGCATTAACACACTGCTATAAAGTACTACATTGA
- the rplQ gene encoding 50S ribosomal protein L17, whose translation MRHRNSGVKLGRTSSHRKAMFQNLTNSLIEHELIKTTVPKAKELRRVAEPLITLAKNDTVANRRLAFARTRSAATVGKLFTVLGPRYKERNGGYLRVLKAGFRAGDAAPMAYVELVDREVNASAE comes from the coding sequence ATGCGTCATCGTAATAGTGGTGTGAAATTAGGCCGTACCAGCAGCCATCGTAAAGCGATGTTCCAAAACTTGACGAATTCTTTAATTGAGCATGAGTTGATCAAAACAACTGTGCCTAAAGCAAAAGAATTACGTCGCGTTGCTGAGCCTTTAATCACGCTTGCGAAAAACGATACTGTAGCAAACCGTCGTTTAGCGTTTGCTCGTACTCGTTCCGCTGCAACTGTTGGTAAATTATTTACCGTTTTAGGCCCTCGTTACAAAGAACGTAATGGCGGTTATCTACGTGTTCTTAAAGCTGGTTTCCGTGCAGGTGATGCTGCACCGATGGCTTATGTTGAGCTAGTAGATCGTGAAGTGAATGCTTCAGCTGAATAA
- the rpsD gene encoding 30S ribosomal protein S4, which produces MARYIGPKCKLSRREGTDLQLKSGVKPFDVKTKKHAKAPGQHGQSRAKQSEYSLQLREKQKVRRMYGVLERQFSNYYKEAARVKGATGENLLKLLESRLDNVVYRMGFGSTRAEARQLVSHRSITLNGRRVNIASIQVKAGDVIAVHEGAKQQLRIKNAIELAAQRGIPSWMEVDHSKLEGTFKAAPDRSDLPAEINESLIVELYSK; this is translated from the coding sequence ATGGCTCGTTATATTGGTCCAAAATGCAAACTCTCTCGTCGCGAAGGGACAGACCTGCAGCTCAAATCTGGCGTTAAACCATTTGACGTCAAAACTAAAAAACATGCTAAAGCGCCTGGCCAACATGGTCAAAGTCGTGCAAAACAATCTGAGTATTCACTACAATTACGCGAAAAACAAAAAGTACGTCGCATGTACGGTGTGTTAGAGCGTCAATTTAGTAATTACTATAAAGAAGCAGCTCGTGTAAAAGGTGCAACAGGTGAAAACTTGTTGAAATTGCTTGAAAGCCGCCTTGATAACGTCGTTTATCGCATGGGTTTTGGTTCTACACGTGCAGAAGCTCGTCAGCTTGTATCTCACCGCAGCATTACGCTAAATGGTCGTCGTGTTAACATCGCGTCTATTCAAGTGAAAGCTGGTGATGTAATTGCAGTTCACGAAGGTGCTAAACAACAATTACGTATTAAAAACGCAATTGAGTTAGCAGCTCAACGTGGTATTCCTTCGTGGATGGAAGTAGATCACTCTAAACTTGAAGGTACATTTAAAGCTGCTCCAGATCGTTCTGATTTACCTGCTGAAATCAACGAAAGCTTGATTGTAGAATTGTATTCTAAATAA
- a CDS encoding DNA-directed RNA polymerase subunit alpha, whose product MTRTANEFLTPQAIKVEAASGTSAKVILEPLERGFGHTLGNALRRILLSSLPGAAVVEVEIEGVEHEYSTLEGLQQDIVELLLNLKGLSIKLFDQNEAYLTLEKQGPGDVTAADLRLPHNVEVVNPDHLIGTLSASGALKMRLKVAQGRGYETSDSRFPEGETRPVGRLQLDASYSPVERVSYTVENARVEQRTDLDKLVIDLETNGTVDPEEAIRKAATILQQQIAIFVDLQKDQAPVAQEPREEVDPILLRPVDDLELTVRSANCLKAENIYYIGDLVQRTEVELLKTPNLGKKSLTEIKDVLASKGLQLGMRLENWPPASLRMDDRFAYRSR is encoded by the coding sequence ATGACGCGTACTGCAAACGAGTTTCTTACTCCGCAAGCGATCAAGGTCGAAGCGGCAAGCGGGACCTCGGCAAAAGTGATTCTGGAACCTTTAGAGCGTGGTTTTGGCCATACTTTGGGTAATGCTTTACGTCGCATCCTATTGTCTTCTTTACCTGGCGCTGCTGTGGTTGAAGTTGAAATAGAAGGTGTCGAACACGAGTACAGTACTTTAGAAGGCTTGCAGCAGGACATCGTCGAGCTCTTGCTGAACCTAAAAGGGTTGTCTATTAAGCTGTTCGATCAAAACGAAGCATATTTAACATTAGAGAAACAAGGTCCAGGTGATGTCACTGCGGCAGACCTGCGCTTACCTCATAATGTTGAAGTGGTTAATCCAGATCACTTAATTGGTACTTTGAGTGCATCAGGCGCATTGAAAATGCGTTTGAAAGTAGCTCAAGGTCGTGGTTATGAAACATCTGATTCACGTTTCCCTGAAGGCGAAACTCGCCCAGTGGGTCGTTTACAATTAGATGCGTCTTATAGCCCAGTTGAGCGTGTGTCCTATACCGTAGAAAATGCGCGTGTAGAACAACGTACCGATTTGGACAAACTTGTTATCGATCTTGAAACAAATGGTACCGTTGATCCCGAAGAAGCAATCCGCAAAGCGGCAACAATCTTGCAACAACAAATTGCAATTTTTGTTGATCTTCAGAAAGATCAAGCACCAGTTGCACAAGAACCTCGTGAAGAAGTTGACCCGATCTTGCTTCGTCCAGTAGATGATCTAGAGCTAACTGTTCGTTCTGCTAACTGTTTGAAGGCAGAAAATATTTACTACATTGGTGATCTTGTACAACGTACTGAAGTTGAGCTATTAAAAACGCCTAACTTAGGTAAGAAATCGTTGACTGAGATTAAAGATGTTTTGGCTTCAAAAGGCTTACAACTCGGCATGCGTTTAGAGAACTGGCCACCAGCTAGTCTCCGTATGGACGATCGTTTCGCCTATCGTAGCCGCTAA
- a CDS encoding TonB-dependent siderophore receptor, whose product MMAHRVAFPKKLKPLVFAVHLATVSLALLPSLSFAEAIAVNIPAGSLAQVLNQYALQTGVNIVLDSQALSGHRSAGLKGKYELEQGFAALLQHTNFEVKQTAHGYRLQEKNKNTVTPNTTTLLQNHADEDTQALPVISLVATRSGITEGKNSYTTSQMNTATRLNLSMKETPQSTTVITKQRIDDQNMTSINDMVQSAPGLIVDSSNGPSRTVFRARGFDIDNIMYDGLPSQYDPIAVGVSTNMAMLDRVEVVRGATGLITGTGNPSAAINVVRKRPTAEPKVSLTGSVGRWNNYRGEIDASSKLNSSGSVRGRVVGSYQDQDTFREGEEAEHGLLYGALEIDLSPQATLLTGISYQKDYNNSFWGGIPLGADGQHIKVPRSTNPANDWEDKTTRLTTLFTDLEYRFDNDWKLRAAVMKSWNDGIFSGTYLNYTPARGFAYSAYQGKYDINNTGVDVFLNGPYQLFGRSHEAGFGLSQRSTRSKLHNYSGGGFYGDHLDPLNLDKIAKPDFQYSGSRTTEIAQHGFNAMTRLNLADSLKLILGGRIDWYEYKDFAGSSGYKVSDELTSYAGIIYDLNPNHAVYASYTTIFQPQNNKDINRKIIKPITGNNYELGIKGEYFDGALNASAALFRINQENRAKTLADQSACPEDLNNSCAEASGLVRSDGFDLELQGALSSAWQLGAGYSYVKARYKKDKDPAKVGQIFESNAPKKVFKLTSSYILPTENNNWRVGGTLYWQDTIFNNVTNMGAATDYRVEQKAYALLDLMVAYQWNQNLDLQLNINNVFDKEYYRGIASDMGWFPMGSYGDPRNAVFTVRYKF is encoded by the coding sequence ATGATGGCACATCGTGTTGCATTTCCAAAAAAATTAAAACCATTGGTATTTGCAGTTCATCTGGCGACGGTTTCTTTGGCACTATTGCCGAGTCTGAGTTTTGCTGAGGCTATTGCGGTCAATATACCGGCAGGAAGCTTGGCTCAGGTTTTAAATCAATACGCACTACAGACCGGTGTGAATATTGTATTGGATAGCCAAGCTTTAAGTGGTCATCGTAGTGCAGGTCTAAAAGGAAAATATGAGCTAGAACAAGGGTTTGCTGCACTATTACAGCATACTAATTTTGAAGTGAAACAGACCGCTCATGGTTATCGCTTACAAGAGAAAAATAAAAATACTGTAACGCCAAATACCACAACGCTGCTACAAAATCATGCTGATGAGGACACGCAAGCACTGCCGGTGATTAGTTTGGTTGCAACACGTTCGGGTATTACAGAAGGTAAAAATAGCTATACCACATCGCAAATGAATACGGCAACGCGGTTAAATTTATCCATGAAAGAAACACCGCAATCGACGACAGTGATTACCAAACAGCGTATTGATGATCAGAACATGACCAGCATTAATGATATGGTGCAAAGTGCGCCTGGATTAATTGTTGATAGCAGTAATGGGCCATCACGAACAGTATTTCGTGCACGTGGCTTTGATATCGATAATATTATGTATGATGGTCTACCTTCACAATATGATCCGATTGCTGTCGGTGTCAGTACCAATATGGCGATGTTGGATCGGGTTGAGGTGGTGCGTGGTGCAACAGGTTTAATTACCGGAACAGGTAATCCCTCTGCGGCGATTAATGTGGTACGTAAACGACCAACAGCTGAGCCGAAAGTGAGTTTAACCGGCAGTGTTGGACGTTGGAATAACTATCGCGGTGAAATCGATGCCTCATCTAAGCTCAATAGCAGCGGTAGTGTCCGTGGTCGTGTAGTTGGCTCTTATCAAGACCAAGATACGTTTAGAGAGGGTGAAGAAGCAGAGCATGGTCTACTTTATGGCGCACTTGAAATAGATTTAAGCCCACAAGCAACTTTATTGACAGGGATTTCTTATCAAAAAGATTATAACAATAGTTTCTGGGGTGGTATTCCACTTGGAGCAGATGGACAACACATCAAAGTTCCTCGCTCAACCAATCCTGCGAATGATTGGGAAGATAAAACCACACGATTAACCACATTATTTACAGACTTAGAATATCGTTTTGATAATGACTGGAAATTGCGCGCAGCGGTCATGAAATCATGGAATGACGGTATATTTTCTGGTACGTATTTAAATTATACGCCGGCACGGGGTTTTGCTTATTCGGCTTATCAAGGCAAATATGATATTAATAACACAGGCGTTGATGTGTTTTTAAATGGACCTTATCAGTTATTTGGGCGTAGCCATGAAGCTGGTTTTGGTCTAAGTCAACGCAGTACCCGTAGCAAGCTCCATAATTATTCGGGCGGTGGTTTTTATGGTGACCATCTTGATCCATTGAATCTTGATAAAATTGCTAAACCGGATTTTCAATATAGCGGTTCTAGAACGACTGAAATTGCACAACATGGTTTTAATGCCATGACTCGTCTGAATTTAGCAGATTCTTTAAAACTGATTTTAGGTGGACGCATAGACTGGTATGAATATAAAGATTTTGCCGGCAGCAGCGGTTATAAAGTCTCGGATGAACTGACCAGTTATGCCGGCATCATTTATGATCTCAATCCCAATCATGCGGTATATGCGAGTTATACGACGATTTTTCAGCCACAAAATAACAAAGATATAAATCGTAAGATCATCAAACCCATCACCGGCAATAACTATGAACTGGGTATTAAGGGTGAATACTTTGATGGCGCTTTAAATGCCAGTGCAGCATTATTTCGAATCAATCAAGAGAATCGTGCGAAAACTTTAGCCGATCAGAGTGCTTGCCCAGAAGATTTAAATAACTCATGTGCCGAAGCATCGGGTCTGGTACGCAGTGATGGTTTTGATTTAGAGTTGCAAGGTGCTTTGAGCTCTGCTTGGCAATTGGGCGCGGGCTATAGTTATGTCAAAGCACGGTATAAAAAAGATAAAGACCCTGCAAAAGTTGGACAGATATTTGAAAGTAATGCACCGAAAAAAGTTTTTAAACTGACCAGCTCTTATATTTTACCAACTGAAAATAATAATTGGCGCGTAGGTGGTACGCTGTATTGGCAGGATACAATTTTCAATAATGTCACCAATATGGGGGCAGCAACTGATTATCGCGTGGAGCAAAAAGCCTATGCTTTATTAGACTTGATGGTGGCTTATCAGTGGAATCAAAACCTTGATCTACAGTTAAATATTAATAATGTCTTTGATAAAGAATACTATCGAGGCATTGCTTCAGATATGGGCTGGTTCCCTATGGGCAGTTATGGTGATCCACGTAATGCGGTCTTTACGGTTCGCTATAAATTTTAA
- the rpsK gene encoding 30S ribosomal protein S11, producing MAKDTRARKKVTRTVSEGVAHIHASFNNTIVTITDRQGNALAWATSGGQGFRGSRKSTPFAAQVAAEVAGKAALDYGLKNLDVLVKGPGPGRESAVRALGAVGYKINSITDVTPIPHNGCRPPKKRRV from the coding sequence ATGGCAAAAGATACTCGCGCACGCAAGAAGGTCACTCGTACCGTCTCTGAAGGTGTTGCACACATTCACGCGTCTTTTAATAACACCATTGTAACGATTACCGATCGTCAAGGTAATGCATTGGCTTGGGCCACCTCAGGTGGACAAGGCTTCCGTGGTTCACGTAAATCAACTCCGTTTGCTGCTCAGGTAGCTGCTGAAGTTGCTGGTAAAGCAGCTTTAGATTACGGTTTGAAAAACTTGGACGTCCTTGTAAAAGGTCCTGGTCCTGGTCGTGAGTCTGCGGTTCGTGCATTAGGTGCAGTGGGTTATAAGATTAACAGCATTACCGATGTGACTCCGATTCCGCACAACGGTTGCCGTCCACCTAAAAAACGTCGCGTGTAA
- a CDS encoding flavin-containing monooxygenase has protein sequence MDKFVDVLIIGAGISGIGMAVHLLKKCSKQQFAILERRNNIGGTWDLFRYPGIRSDSDMTTFGYQFKPWERDSFLANGASIRHYLQEVVDEFGLENKIHFNHQVERANFDRQQQKWCVELLDSTGQAQLWHANFIVSCTGYYHYQQGYLPRFPHQNTFQGTIIHPQHWPKELDYSNKNIVVIGSGATAMTLLPALVAGGAAHVTMLQRSPTYVVSVAGIDFIYQKLRQYLPAQHAYQLTRVRNIAVQRAVYYLSQKYPRLVRAILLQRIKKQLKDKENLKHFKPNYNPWDQRLCVIPDGDLFEVLNRQQASIVTDHIERFTEDGILLQSGTLLNADIIVSATGLNIEVLGGIKISIDGQAVNPADQLLYQGVLVSQLPNFAMMMGYINASWTLKVDIAADYVCRLLNYMQQHHFRQVVAGHQDSDKTDLTVMGDLSAGYIQRAFAHMPKQGKAAPWKNTHNYLLDRKVLKNASFEDDILKFQS, from the coding sequence ATGGATAAGTTTGTAGATGTATTGATTATTGGTGCGGGTATATCTGGAATTGGTATGGCTGTACATTTGTTAAAAAAATGCTCTAAGCAACAATTTGCCATTCTAGAACGTCGTAATAATATTGGTGGAACGTGGGATTTATTTCGTTATCCGGGTATTCGCTCCGATTCAGACATGACGACCTTTGGTTATCAATTTAAGCCATGGGAACGCGATAGCTTTTTAGCCAATGGTGCTTCAATACGTCATTATTTACAGGAAGTCGTGGATGAGTTTGGGCTAGAAAATAAAATCCATTTTAACCATCAGGTAGAACGTGCCAATTTTGATCGTCAGCAGCAAAAATGGTGTGTGGAATTATTAGATTCAACTGGTCAAGCTCAATTATGGCATGCCAATTTTATTGTCAGTTGTACCGGATATTATCACTATCAACAGGGCTATTTACCTCGTTTTCCCCATCAAAATACTTTTCAGGGTACTATTATTCACCCACAACATTGGCCAAAAGAGCTTGATTATAGCAATAAGAACATTGTGGTGATTGGCAGCGGTGCTACCGCTATGACGTTACTACCGGCCTTGGTGGCAGGTGGAGCCGCTCATGTAACCATGTTGCAGCGTTCACCAACCTATGTGGTATCTGTTGCAGGAATAGATTTTATATACCAGAAATTACGACAATATTTGCCCGCTCAACATGCTTATCAATTGACTCGAGTTCGTAATATTGCAGTGCAGCGTGCTGTTTATTATTTATCTCAAAAATATCCAAGATTGGTACGCGCGATTTTATTACAGCGCATTAAAAAACAACTCAAAGATAAAGAGAACTTAAAACATTTTAAGCCTAACTATAATCCTTGGGATCAACGTTTATGTGTTATTCCAGATGGAGATTTATTTGAAGTATTAAATCGTCAACAAGCGAGTATTGTGACCGATCATATTGAACGCTTTACCGAAGATGGCATCTTACTTCAGTCTGGCACTTTGCTGAATGCAGATATTATTGTTTCGGCTACAGGCTTAAATATAGAAGTCTTGGGTGGAATTAAGATAAGTATAGATGGACAAGCAGTAAATCCAGCAGATCAACTGTTGTATCAAGGTGTATTGGTCAGTCAGTTGCCGAATTTTGCCATGATGATGGGATATATCAATGCATCTTGGACCCTAAAAGTAGACATCGCTGCAGATTATGTTTGTCGTTTACTCAACTATATGCAGCAGCATCATTTTCGCCAAGTGGTAGCAGGCCATCAAGATTCAGATAAAACTGACCTCACGGTTATGGGTGATTTAAGTGCGGGTTATATTCAGCGTGCGTTTGCGCATATGCCGAAACAAGGAAAAGCTGCACCTTGGAAAAATACCCATAACTATTTGTTAGATCGTAAAGTATTGAAGAATGCTAGTTTTGAGGATGATATTTTAAAGTTTCAATCATAA